In Rhodoferax koreense, a genomic segment contains:
- a CDS encoding MDR family oxidoreductase yields MTFKALLTTKMGDAISTALVDFDEGDLMPGNVTVAIDYSTLNYKDAMAVSGHAPVIRQFPLIPGIDFAGVVQASSHPGFAVGERVVANGWGLSQSHHGGFAQKARVPGDWLVKLPNTFSTRDAMAIGTAGYTAMLSVLALEHAGVTPDQGEVLVTGASGGAGAVAIALLSRLGYRVVASTGRLEETGYLRELGAAEVIDRRTLSEPGAPIAKERWAGAIDSVGSHTLANVLAQTRYRGAVAAFGLAQGADLPGSVLPFILRNVTLAGIDSVNAPRDLRLQAWARLATDLDLGKLARATQLVGLAEVPGLAGQLLQGKVRGRTVVDVNA; encoded by the coding sequence ATGACATTCAAGGCACTGCTGACCACCAAGATGGGCGATGCGATTTCCACCGCGTTGGTCGACTTCGACGAGGGCGACCTGATGCCGGGCAATGTGACCGTCGCGATCGATTATTCGACGCTGAACTACAAGGACGCGATGGCGGTCAGCGGCCACGCGCCCGTGATCCGGCAGTTCCCGCTGATTCCGGGCATCGATTTCGCAGGCGTTGTGCAAGCCTCGTCGCACCCAGGCTTCGCGGTGGGCGAGCGCGTCGTCGCCAACGGCTGGGGTCTGAGCCAGAGCCACCATGGCGGGTTTGCACAGAAGGCGCGTGTGCCTGGCGACTGGTTGGTCAAACTGCCCAACACGTTTTCGACGCGTGATGCCATGGCCATCGGCACCGCGGGATACACCGCCATGCTGTCCGTGCTCGCGCTCGAACATGCGGGCGTGACGCCAGACCAAGGCGAGGTGCTGGTCACCGGGGCCAGTGGTGGCGCAGGCGCCGTCGCGATCGCTCTGTTGTCCAGGCTGGGTTATCGCGTGGTCGCCTCGACCGGGCGACTCGAGGAGACGGGCTACCTGCGTGAACTGGGGGCGGCCGAGGTCATCGACCGCCGCACACTGTCCGAGCCGGGCGCTCCGATCGCCAAGGAGCGCTGGGCCGGCGCGATCGACTCGGTGGGCAGCCACACGCTGGCCAACGTACTGGCGCAGACGCGTTACCGCGGCGCGGTGGCGGCTTTCGGGCTCGCGCAGGGCGCGGACCTGCCCGGTTCGGTGCTGCCCTTCATCCTGCGCAACGTGACCCTGGCCGGCATCGACTCGGTGAATGCACCGCGGGACCTGCGGCTGCAGGCATGGGCACGGCTGGCCACCGATCTGGACCTGGGCAAGCTTGCGCGCGCCACGCAGTTGGTCGGCCTGGCCGAAGTGCCGGGCCTGGCCGGCCAGTTGCTTCAAGGCAAGGTGCGCGGCCGCACGGTGGTGGACGTCAACGCGTGA
- a CDS encoding SDR family NAD(P)-dependent oxidoreductase — protein MTTLPTVLVTGASSGIGATYAERFARRGHDLVLVARDKTRLETLAARLREASGVTVDVLPADLTQPADIGAVETRLRDDARIGVLINNAGMAQSGGFVQQTGESIERLITLNTTALTRLAAAVAPRFVQSGTGAIVNIGSVVGLAPEFGMTVYGATKAFVLFLSQGMHLELSPKGVYVQAVLPAGTRTEIWDRAGIDVNTLSDLMDVEELVDAALVGFDRRELVTIPPLHVAARWDTLDGARQGLLSDIRQAHAAERYLAQD, from the coding sequence ATGACCACCCTGCCAACCGTCCTCGTCACCGGCGCCTCCAGCGGCATCGGTGCCACCTATGCCGAGCGCTTCGCGCGCCGTGGCCACGACCTCGTGCTCGTCGCACGTGACAAGACGCGCCTGGAGACCCTGGCCGCGCGACTGCGTGAGGCCAGCGGTGTGACCGTTGACGTGCTGCCGGCCGACCTGACCCAGCCTGCCGACATTGGTGCGGTGGAGACTCGCCTGCGCGACGACGCGCGCATCGGCGTGCTGATCAACAACGCCGGCATGGCCCAGTCGGGTGGCTTCGTGCAGCAGACCGGCGAGAGCATCGAGCGCCTGATCACGCTCAACACCACGGCACTGACGCGGCTCGCGGCCGCGGTGGCGCCGCGGTTCGTGCAATCCGGCACCGGCGCGATCGTCAACATCGGCTCGGTGGTGGGTTTGGCGCCCGAGTTCGGCATGACGGTCTACGGCGCCACCAAGGCTTTCGTGCTGTTCCTGTCGCAAGGCATGCACCTGGAGTTGTCGCCCAAGGGCGTCTACGTGCAGGCCGTGTTGCCTGCCGGAACGCGCACCGAGATCTGGGATCGTGCCGGCATCGACGTCAACACCCTTTCCGACTTGATGGACGTGGAGGAACTGGTCGATGCGGCACTGGTCGGCTTCGACCGCCGCGAACTGGTCACGATCCCGCCGCTGCACGTGGCCGCGCGCTGGGATACGCTGGATGGCGCGCGCCAAGGGCTGCTTTCCGACATTCGCCAGGCACACGCGGCCGAGCGTTATCTCGCGCAGGACTGA